GGGAAGTTCCCCGTAATGTCCCGGGTCAACATAGACTATATGCGTTATGTCCGGAACTCGGCCGTTGGAGACAAATCTTTTCGCCGAGAATATAACTCTTTCGGGAGAGACATCTTTCGGTATCGGGACTGCCGCCGAGTTATCGGCGGAACTTTGGGGGCGGCACTGCAAAAGATAAAAATCATGTCCGTCTGACGCAAATTCAATATCAACGGGGAAATTAAGTTTGCTTTCAAGCAGTTTTAGAATAGTGTTTATCTGCCCCACAAATGGGGTGCGCGAAATAAGTCCCTCAAAAGTCACTACCAATTCATCACTTTCAAAATCGATATTTGGTCCGACCTGCTGATGGATATGGTCGCGGTCACAAACCGATATCATCTGGTTGACGCGGGGAATCAAGGGACCGCACTCTTTCAAGAACTGCCTCATTTCGATGGTTTCAAAGGAATTGTCTTTCAGGTCGATGACATCGATTTTTTTCGGGGAATACCGGATAATCTCATCACAGGTGATATTCACCCGCAAGCCCGGCTGTCCCGGCGCTACCAAAATCGGATAATCGTCGCTCAGACGGTCGACTGCCCGCGTTCCCAGCCCCGGCACAAATCGTATCAATCCATCTTCTCTCTTAATGCGGGGCGACCAGCGGAATTCATTTCTGCTGAAAGCAACTCCGGCAAAGGCCGGCATGAAGTAATGCCCAATTTTTACACCCACTACTTCCTGAATCATGATTCCCATTTCTTCATGGAAATCGAGAAGCCCCCTCTCGGCGCGATACTCTATCGGGTCGGGTCCGAATACCGATGCATATACTTCCGCTATGGCATCGGTCAACGCCTCCAGCCTTTTCTCTTTCGGTCCCTGGTTAGCCAGGAAGAGACTCTTGTACTTTCCGGAAAAGGCTGCCCCCATTCGGTCTTCGAGAAGCGAAGAACTGCGGACAATCAAGGGGCTATCTTTGAAATCATCCAGCGCCACCGACAATCCCTGGATAATGTCAGGCGGAAAATGGGCGTTCTTGAATGATTGGATTACGTGCGGATATTCGATGCGGACTTGATTGATATCTTTATATTTCTGCTCGGCAACATCCTGAAGATTATTGTAATTCATGAAATAGAGGATTACATCGGAGGTGATATACCACGTCTTGGGCGCCTTTAAGTTGTTGAGCAGTCCCGATGCCACATCGGCTTTTTTCAGAATCTGATACGCCAGAGACAATCCGGCCGCTTTTCCCCCCAATTTGCCGTGCGATTCAGGTCCATATATTACATTCTGCATCAGATGGTAGAAGTCGACAATCTCAATATGATTTTTGGCGATATTGATATAGTCAAGCTGGTCGGAGAAGAACCGTCGTATTAAGGAAACGCGGGCGCCGCGTTGCGACAGCGTGGGGAGGTCGGCGCCGCCGGGGGACATTCGGTAGTACTTGCGCAGCGCCTCCGCGACTTCCGCCAGAGAAGTGTTGCGATTTAAGGTCTCCAGCAGAAAACTCATCCGGTCTTCATGAATCCATTTCTGAATCACTGTGAATATTTCATTGTCGCTGAGATGGTCGGCGGCGATTTTGAAAGTCTCGTCGCTCAAAAAATCGCTGGAAAATGAAAGGGTCCTTTTTTGATAGGGGCGGTTGGTATCCGCAAAAACCTGGTCTTCTTCCGACCGCTGGTCCGGGTTGTAGTACTGCTGCAGCCGTTTTGCTTCTTCAAGACCGCTCCAGCAGAGATAATTAAGCATCTTGTGCGATATATTGAGAAAGAGATTTCGGTCTGTCTGACGCAGAAGGTCGAGCGCCACGCGCCACGACTGTTTGTTGTCATCATCTTTTTCGGCGTCTGTCTTTTTCAGGCTGTGAAACAGCTGTTTCATCCGGTGGTACATCACGAAATGCCCCAGACGGTCGGCAATGGTATTAATCAGCTTGGCTTCCTCTTTGAGGAAAGGTCCTACATCGGATGCCGGCAGCTCTTTAGTGTAATAGACTTTGAGCGACCCGACCACCTTATCCTGCACCACAATGCTCGAACTGAGCACCCAGGGGGTTTCGGCGAAATTCTGCGGCTGATATATGGTGTCTTCAAATTCGATTCGGGGTTGACAAAAATCGGGATATT
The Candidatus Zixiibacteriota bacterium genome window above contains:
- a CDS encoding PEP/pyruvate-binding domain-containing protein — protein: MSDADKIKGHLLDSLQERAKELNCLYEVEEVLSNVNITLDDAFGGVIQAIPQGLQYPDFCQPRIEFEDTIYQPQNFAETPWVLSSSIVVQDKVVGSLKVYYTKELPASDVGPFLKEEAKLINTIADRLGHFVMYHRMKQLFHSLKKTDAEKDDDNKQSWRVALDLLRQTDRNLFLNISHKMLNYLCWSGLEEAKRLQQYYNPDQRSEEDQVFADTNRPYQKRTLSFSSDFLSDETFKIAADHLSDNEIFTVIQKWIHEDRMSFLLETLNRNTSLAEVAEALRKYYRMSPGGADLPTLSQRGARVSLIRRFFSDQLDYINIAKNHIEIVDFYHLMQNVIYGPESHGKLGGKAAGLSLAYQILKKADVASGLLNNLKAPKTWYITSDVILYFMNYNNLQDVAEQKYKDINQVRIEYPHVIQSFKNAHFPPDIIQGLSVALDDFKDSPLIVRSSSLLEDRMGAAFSGKYKSLFLANQGPKEKRLEALTDAIAEVYASVFGPDPIEYRAERGLLDFHEEMGIMIQEVVGVKIGHYFMPAFAGVAFSRNEFRWSPRIKREDGLIRFVPGLGTRAVDRLSDDYPILVAPGQPGLRVNITCDEIIRYSPKKIDVIDLKDNSFETIEMRQFLKECGPLIPRVNQMISVCDRDHIHQQVGPNIDFESDELVVTFEGLISRTPFVGQINTILKLLESKLNFPVDIEFASDGHDFYLLQCRPQSSADNSAAVPIPKDVSPERVIFSAKRFVSNGRVPDITHIVYVDPGHYGELPDRADLLAVGRAVSRLNQLLPKRQFILMGPGRWGSRGDIKLGVNVTYSDINNTAMLIEVARQKGNYIPDLSFGTHFFQDLVESHIRYLPLYPDDPGVIFNERFLKGSPSLLPEILPEFEYLSDTLRLIDIPRITNGMVLQVLMNADLDEAIGLLVPPKSVLESGESKAVATDSGSSEAWRWRMRMATYIASLIDPEKFGVKGFYVFGSTKNATAGPASDIDILIHFQGPDEKRCRLEFWLNGWSLCLDEMNYQRTGYRTGGLLDVHIITDDDIARKTSYAAKIGAITDAARPLPISSRKKNGD